In the Vicia villosa cultivar HV-30 ecotype Madison, WI unplaced genomic scaffold, Vvil1.0 ctg.000481F_1_1, whole genome shotgun sequence genome, one interval contains:
- the LOC131628800 gene encoding DEAD-box ATP-dependent RNA helicase 37-like yields the protein MRSSWADLAANSAAENAPLPTSGNNATSQPPSRPVYVPPHLRNRGANAPPPLPASASSGNFNAPSGNENSGSRWAPPPRNDYRGRPGGFGNRTGGGGWDRREANPFADQDDSEEPVTQEEQENTGINFDAYEDIPVETSGGNVPPPVNTFAEIDLGDALNENIRRCKYVRPTPVQRHAIPISLAGRDLMACAQTGSGKTAAFCFPIISGIMTGQPAQRPPRGVRTVCPLALVLSPTRELSMQIHEEARKFSYQTGVRVVVAYGGAPINQQLRELERGVDILVATPGRLVDLLERARVSLSMIRYLALDEADRMLDMGFEPQIRKIVEQMDMPPAGARQTMLFSATFPKEIQRLASDFLSNYIFLAVGRVGSSTDLIDQRVEYVQESDKRSHLMDLLHAQRANGVQGKQALTLVFVETKKGADALEHWLCLNNFPATTIHGDRTQQEREYALKSFKSGKTPILVATDVAARGLDIPHVAHVVNFDLPNDIDDYVHRIGRTGRAGKKGLATAFFNENNTSLARSLGDLMQEANQEVPAWLSRFAARSSYGGGKNRRSGGRFGGRDFRREGSFSRGGSDYHGAGNSSGGYGASGGYGGGYGGGYAGNSAGPGVTSAWD from the exons ATGCGATCTTCATGGGCTGATTTGGCTGCAAATTCCGCGGCCGAAAATGCACCACTTCCAACTTCCGGTAACAATGCAACCTCTCAACCACCTTCTCGGCCTGTTTATGTTCCTCCTCATCTGAGGAACCGTGGAGCTAACGCGCCGCCGCCGCTACCTGCTTCAGCTTCCTCGGGGAATTTTAATGCTCCGTCTGGTAATGAAAATTCCGGATCGCGTTGGGCGCCGCCGCCGAGGAACGATTACCGTGGTCGTCCTGGCGGTTTTGGGAACAGGACTGGTGGTGGTGGTTGGGATAGGCGGGAGGCTAATCCTTTTGCAGATCAGGATGATTCTGAGGAGCCTGTTACTCAAGAGGAGCAGGAGAATACCGGGATAAATTTTGATGCTTATGAGGATATTCCGGTGGAGACCAGCGGTGGTAATGTTCCTCCGCCGGTGAATACTTTTGCTGAGATTGACTTGGGGGATGCGCTTAATGAGAATATAAGACGGTGCAAATATGTGAGGCCTACGCCGGTTCAGCGGCATGCAATACCGATATCTCTTGCGGGAAGGGATTTGATGGCTTGTGCGCAGACTGGTTCCGGAAAGACTGCAGCTTTTTGTTTTCCAATTATCAGTGGAATTATGACCGGACAACCTGCGCAGAGGCCGCCTCGTGGGGTGCGGACTGTGTGTCCACTTGCCCTTGTTCTCTCTCCAACTAGAGAGCTATCGATGCAG ATACACGAAGAGGCTAGGAAATTTTCCTACCAGACAGGGGTTAGGGTGGTTGTTGCTTACGGTGGAGCTCCAATAAACCAGCAG CTACGAGAGCTTGAGAGAGGGGTGGACATTCTTGTCGCGACTCCTGGAAGGTTGGTAGATTTGTTGGAAAGAGCTAGAGTTTCACTGTCGATGATTAGGTATCTTGCCTTAGATGAGGCAGATCGGATGCTGGATATGGGTTTTGAGCCACAGATAAGGAAGATTGTGGAACAAATGGACATGCCTCCAGCAGGGGCGAGACAGACTATGCTGTTCAGTGCCACTTTTCCAAAAGAGATACAg AGACTAGCCTCCGATTTcctttcaaattatatttttctGGCTGTTGGAAGGGTGGGATCAAGTACCGATTTAATTGACCAAAGAGTTGAGTATGTTCAAGAGTCTGACAAGAGAAGCCATCTCATGGACCTTCTTCATGCACAGAGAGCAAATGGTGTACAAGGAAAG CAAGCTTTGACTTTAGTTTTTGTCGAGACAAAGAAGGGAGCTGATGCTCTGGAACACTGGTTGTGTCTTAATAATTTTCCAGCAACTACTATTCATGGTGACAGGACACAACAG GAAAGAGAATATGCATTAAAGTCTTTTAAAAGTGGCAAGACCCCCATATTGGTTGCCACTGATGTGGCTGCACGTGGTCTTGATATTCCTCATGTTGCCCACGTAGTTAACTTTGACCTTCCCAATGATATTGATGATTATGTACACCGTATTGGAAGGACAGGGAGAGCAGGAAAAAAAGGTCTTGCTACTGCATTCTTTAACGAAAACAATACATCTCTCGCAAGGTCTCTAGGAGATTTGATGCAAGAAGCAAATCAAGAAGTACCTGCCTGGCTTTCGCGGTTTGCTGCACGATCATCCTATGGCGGAGGAAAGAATCGTCGATCAGGAGGCCGATTTGGTGGTCGTGACTTTCGAAGAGAAGGTTCATTTAGTAGGGGTGGTTCTGATTACCATGGTGCAGGAAATAGCAGTGGTGGATATGGGGCTTCTGGTGGGTATGGTGGTGGATATGGTGGCGGGTATGCAGGAAATAGCGCGGGTCCTGGGGTGACCAGTGCATGGGACTGA